A genomic region of Leptolyngbya sp. FACHB-261 contains the following coding sequences:
- a CDS encoding GNAT family N-acetyltransferase, with protein MEIHFKEATSTDLNVLMQYMQEFHEFDHTEPFDKIPARAAIEQVVTDKFIGRVWLIQQAEDVVGYIVLTLGYRLEYRGYYAFLDELYVRLDKRGQGIGTKAVQFLEQACQQLGVQILQLEVKQDNQTADALYKKIGFEQQERYVLIKKI; from the coding sequence ATGGAAATCCATTTCAAAGAAGCTACATCCACTGACCTCAACGTCCTCATGCAATACATGCAGGAATTTCACGAGTTTGACCATACTGAGCCCTTCGATAAAATTCCTGCTCGTGCCGCAATTGAACAAGTTGTTACTGATAAGTTTATTGGGAGAGTGTGGCTCATCCAGCAAGCAGAGGATGTCGTTGGATATATTGTTCTAACTTTAGGCTATCGATTGGAATATCGAGGTTATTATGCCTTTTTGGACGAGCTTTACGTTCGATTGGATAAACGAGGTCAGGGAATTGGAACAAAGGCGGTGCAGTTTTTGGAACAAGCTTGTCAACAATTAGGAGTACAAATTCTGCAACTAGAAGTTAAGCAGGATAACCAAACGGCTGATGCTTTATACAAAAAAATTGGCTTTGAGCAGCAAGAGCGTTATGTACTGATCAAGAAAATTTAA
- a CDS encoding urea carboxylase-associated family protein, whose product MTPRTPTPIQSITVEPGQGAHGTLEAGQTLRIIDVQGQQVFDFSSFHRDDPTECCDLIYSLFVKEAWKLSAEDKLYTQRMRPLWTITADTCGVHEWTGGFCSHDFNRFLGHDQPGCKEVLEAELRLLGLSPQLLIPSSCLNPFMNMPHRSDGSWRVEPPVSQAGDYIELRAEMPVLWVGSVCTMPPPTNGLPLSSIRCEVYATE is encoded by the coding sequence ATGACCCCACGGACACCCACACCGATTCAGTCCATTACAGTTGAGCCGGGGCAAGGAGCGCATGGGACGCTAGAGGCAGGTCAAACTCTTCGTATCATTGATGTACAAGGACAGCAAGTTTTTGACTTCTCTTCATTTCATCGAGACGATCCAACCGAGTGTTGTGATTTGATATACTCGCTATTTGTCAAAGAAGCATGGAAGCTCTCTGCTGAAGATAAGCTTTACACCCAGCGAATGCGTCCTTTGTGGACAATTACGGCTGATACTTGTGGAGTGCATGAATGGACAGGTGGGTTTTGCTCTCATGACTTCAATCGATTTTTAGGGCATGATCAACCAGGGTGTAAGGAGGTGTTAGAAGCAGAACTTAGGCTACTTGGATTATCACCACAGCTATTGATCCCTTCGTCCTGCCTCAATCCGTTTATGAACATGCCGCATCGAAGTGATGGTTCTTGGCGGGTTGAGCCGCCAGTATCTCAAGCAGGGGATTATATTGAATTGCGGGCTGAAATGCCAGTTTTATGGGTTGGCTCGGTTTGCACAATGCCCCCACCCACCAACGGATTACCACTAAGTTCTATCCGATGCGAAGTTTATGCTACTGAGTAG
- a CDS encoding DUF6602 domain-containing protein — translation MFPDTPPNFGGMLHSRPSEDRNFLDHYFASVYNKLEADTLLFNRELPHAGLVGSENENAIAEVIWQFLPSKYGVEVNALVIDRFGKVSRQADIVIFDAERQASFFRKVYPVEMVYAVIEVKTSMSSTEANSAMDNLASVSDLEFRPALTPYWENRTQNEEIHYNPPSLYAFAYRTNCQSFETFARWFDLQFLFRGVKLRNKAPKYPEIRVLRVCSLDQGVIHMESPNGYIQRWIAIATNAGEARAFSTSVRGHQVLVDPAKSLFLFLQRLWFDLQTHKLHPGFDIRSYTSNVLGTVIEVPDDFIYKNHDS, via the coding sequence ATGTTCCCAGACACTCCACCAAACTTTGGCGGCATGCTTCATTCTCGCCCCAGCGAAGACCGAAATTTCCTCGATCACTACTTTGCGAGTGTCTACAATAAACTTGAGGCGGACACACTATTATTCAACCGTGAATTGCCACATGCTGGTTTGGTTGGCTCAGAGAACGAGAACGCAATCGCAGAAGTTATCTGGCAGTTTCTCCCATCAAAGTACGGTGTAGAAGTTAATGCTTTGGTTATCGATAGGTTTGGAAAGGTAAGCCGTCAAGCAGATATCGTTATCTTCGATGCAGAGAGACAGGCTAGTTTCTTCCGTAAGGTTTATCCAGTTGAAATGGTCTATGCCGTAATCGAGGTAAAAACCTCAATGTCTTCGACTGAAGCAAACTCAGCGATGGACAATCTTGCTTCGGTTTCAGATCTAGAGTTTCGCCCAGCACTCACTCCGTATTGGGAAAACAGGACGCAGAACGAAGAGATTCACTATAATCCGCCCTCACTATACGCCTTTGCTTATCGCACTAATTGTCAGTCCTTTGAAACTTTTGCTCGTTGGTTTGACTTGCAATTCCTCTTCCGTGGTGTCAAGTTACGTAATAAAGCTCCAAAGTACCCTGAGATCCGTGTTTTACGGGTGTGTTCTTTGGATCAAGGAGTTATTCACATGGAGAGTCCTAATGGTTATATCCAGCGTTGGATTGCCATTGCCACGAATGCAGGGGAAGCAAGAGCCTTCAGTACGTCTGTGCGGGGGCACCAAGTTCTTGTTGATCCAGCTAAATCGTTGTTCCTGTTCTTGCAGCGACTTTGGTTTGATCTGCAAACGCATAAACTTCATCCTGGATTCGATATTCGTTCTTACACGAGTAATGTTCTTGGCACGGTCATTGAGGTTCCAGACGATTTTATCTACAAGAATCATGATTCCTAG
- a CDS encoding ATP-binding protein yields MLRYQEVFVPGGFPRHTYNPRIELQLEQKLAESKDNLCKLVTVTGQTKSGKTVLARQIFPPEESVWIDGGSVSTEDDFWQIIIEQLELFQAQEKETSKDIGNKVSGKGTAEANFLLAKGSGEVGAEMEVSRGSSTTSSQTLSSRVVALRGLRDTPTPLVIDDFHYIPRDMQGGIVRALKPLVFEGLPVVIIAIPHRRYDALKVEKEMTGRISPISIPIWTEEELSFIPKKGFDLLNYDVPNEFCANLASESIGSPHLMQDFCREISKLLKFEQASQKIKLSTTSGQLESIFQDVAETIGRPIFEKLARGPRQRTDRVPRELKSGRVVDIYELVLHGLAHIHPGLVSLEYEDLRSAIRDVSAAQIPQLQEVARVLKHMATIAATDQSSTPVIDFEEEEKKLHITDPFFAFYLRWGELAKPDSSPPPNNLGAAD; encoded by the coding sequence ATGCTGCGTTATCAAGAAGTCTTTGTACCAGGTGGTTTTCCCAGGCACACATACAATCCGCGTATTGAATTACAACTTGAGCAGAAGCTTGCTGAGTCGAAAGACAACTTATGCAAGCTCGTTACAGTTACTGGACAGACAAAATCAGGTAAGACAGTTCTTGCAAGGCAAATTTTTCCTCCTGAGGAATCAGTTTGGATTGATGGTGGTTCTGTCTCGACAGAGGATGATTTTTGGCAAATTATTATTGAGCAGCTAGAACTATTTCAGGCGCAAGAAAAAGAGACTTCAAAGGATATCGGCAATAAAGTCAGTGGTAAGGGCACGGCAGAAGCTAACTTTCTTTTAGCAAAAGGTTCTGGTGAAGTTGGCGCTGAAATGGAGGTATCTCGAGGATCATCAACTACTAGCAGCCAAACTCTTTCTTCTCGCGTCGTTGCTCTCCGTGGTCTTCGCGATACTCCTACTCCATTAGTGATAGACGACTTTCATTATATTCCGCGAGACATGCAAGGTGGGATTGTTCGTGCATTAAAGCCACTTGTATTTGAAGGATTACCAGTTGTAATCATTGCCATTCCCCATCGTCGTTATGATGCATTAAAAGTTGAGAAGGAGATGACTGGGCGCATTTCTCCAATTAGTATTCCAATATGGACAGAAGAGGAGCTAAGTTTCATCCCGAAGAAAGGCTTCGATTTGCTCAATTATGATGTTCCCAACGAATTTTGCGCAAATCTTGCTTCAGAATCTATTGGCAGTCCGCACTTGATGCAAGATTTTTGCCGTGAAATTAGCAAACTACTTAAGTTTGAGCAGGCGAGTCAGAAAATTAAGCTAAGCACTACGAGTGGTCAACTCGAATCGATTTTTCAGGATGTTGCTGAGACTATTGGTCGTCCGATTTTTGAAAAACTTGCACGTGGTCCACGTCAACGGACTGATCGTGTGCCACGAGAGTTAAAAAGTGGACGTGTTGTCGATATTTACGAGTTAGTATTACATGGACTTGCGCATATTCATCCAGGTCTTGTGAGTCTCGAGTATGAAGACCTCCGCTCTGCAATTAGAGATGTCTCTGCTGCTCAAATTCCTCAGCTACAGGAAGTAGCACGTGTTTTAAAACATATGGCGACGATTGCTGCTACGGATCAAAGTTCTACACCTGTTATCGATTTTGAGGAAGAAGAAAAAAAACTACATATTACAGATCCATTTTTTGCTTTCTATCTTCGCTGGGGGGAGCTAGCTAAACCAGATAGTAGTCCGCCGCCTAACAATTTGGGTGCAGCGGATTGA